A stretch of DNA from Schizosaccharomyces osmophilus chromosome 2, complete sequence:
TAGGATGAAGTCGATAGATAcaccttttttaattttggaaGATCGAAAATCGTAAAAGATAATTTAGCACACTGAAGTGGTTTTGGTTGAATATCTAGGGATCTTCCTGTTCATTGAGCTGAAGACTAGTAAAATAAGCGaccaattttttatgatcCAATTTCTTAGCGCTTTCTGTAGAATTCGTATCTAAAGAAAACTCGCTCCTCGACTGAGCTCCCACAGGTGTTTCCATGCCAGCAACCGACGCGCGTCGAGATGTATGTGCACTCAGAAAAGAATCTGGAGTGCGATTAGCCATGCAGTCGTTAACATCTTCCACGTGGTCTTTGGATGTCTGACTCTCACGCTCTTTCTTAAGCTTCTGTATGGTGCTTCGATTCGCCTTGTCCAAAACATCCAAATTGCGATAACTGAAGCTTCCAAATTCTGGCGGTGAATCTATGGTATTGCTTCTAATTCGATTCATCCTTGCGCCAGGTTTAAGATGCTGAGGAACTGAAGAAGCGACACTTTCAGGCTCAGGTTCTTTAAGAGGAATATGTTCAGAAAGTTCTGTGTAGTGATTATTATAATCAAACTCATCCAACCCTCTGGGATCAAAATATATTGTATCATCAGGAGCGAAAGGCTTTGGAACAAACGGAGGTTCCTCGTTCACTACGTTGTCCCAACTAACGCCCctaaaaaaaggatgcgATTTAACTTCTTCCACTCCTTTAGCTCCCAGTCTTTCAGATGGTTCCATACATAACAATCTGTTAATTAAATCTACAGCATCGCCTAAGTCAAGGAAGTTAGTATTATCAGGCCATGCAATTTTTCGCGCGAgaatgtttttgaaaatctCAGTCGGGGTATCTGCATTAAAAGGCGGATACCCAAAAAGGAACTCAAACAAAACGCAGCCCACAGACCACCAGTCACTTGCCTTGATCCCAGGATTACCTAAAATAACTTCAGGGGCAATGTAATCTGGAGTTCCAATAAATCTCTTGAACGAATCACGATTTTCAAGGAATGGCTGGGTTTTTGGTGAATCTATAGCTTGAGCTCGATTTTTATCATTGCTAACGGCATTATTAGACTTTCTAGCAGCCAGTAGTTCTTCCGGCCCATTTTCAAGGCTAAAGCTTTGAGAAGCAAGCCTAATACTCGTTCCATCTAATGATAGTAATCTTTCATTGAGCGTAGGCCTTTTAGTTGAATCCACAGTACCTGCAGAATGCGTGTCTATATAAGATGAAGCAGTACTCAATGAAAGATCCGACAAAGAACCCGGACATTCCGCTAAGTTAGGTGCAAAGCTCGACTCACTATCACTTCTGTTTTGTCTCTTCAGATAACCTACTCTGCTTAATCCAAAATCTGTCAGTTTGAGGTGACCCGACTGAGCAATTAACAGATTGTCGGGTTTGATATCACGATGAACAATTTCTCTGTTGTGTAGAGCGCCCAAGCacaaaacaatttcagCTAAATACTTGTGAATCCAATCAAGTTCCAGGATCCccattgttttcaaaagtgATCCACAATCCCCTCCATTCAAATATTCCATAACAAGATAAAGATAATCTCTAGACTGGAATGTATAATACAATTTGGCGACAAAAGGGATTTCTCCTTGAGCCATCAATATTGCACGTTCAGCCCGTACATTTACTACTTGATTTTTAGCAATCATGTCCGACTTTTTTAAGATTTTGACTGCAAAGTAATCACCAGTAGTTCTTTTCTGTGCCAGGTAGACAGACCCAAACGCACCTTTGCTAATTGGCTTTAAAATCTTATAATCATTAATTGAAGGATTACTATGGGCAGCTGAGGGCAGAATTGTATGTACACGAGGAGATGGAGACGGAAGTCGtaaatctttttcagaTAGATTCTTTGACCGTCCACGTGAATTCAGTGATGTACGAGCATTCAACGATAAACCGTGTACTGAAGCATCAGAAGCTAAGAACCGAGGACTGGAATTTGGGGATAAAAATCTCGAATTCTCAGACTTATGATCGGAACAGCATGGATCGGTCACCTTAAGACGCTGTAAAGATAACTGCATGTCAGgaaattcattcatttgaGCAGAGCCACAATCGGAGCCATTGCTTAAGCAATATGGATGGGATTGCGTAAGCAGAGAACATGAGGAAGACCTAGAGAGATCAGAATTCGAGTCCGAATCAGGTAGAAAGTCGTTATCCTGTTTAAACTGTGGGTTCATTACTTTGACAGTATTTTCAAC
This window harbors:
- the cek1 gene encoding serine/threonine protein kinase Cek1 produces the protein MKPITARGRPESPNDSQQASNEQQGWSMASLTNGNFFEHSHHPVSFELDLSGNFQYVSDNSPDLLNVPQDQVVGHSVKDFLGKTGLEAFVKAAKCLLEDDSHSYHIRLKHPSKNSLTQHSHAPNHTSPLTYEDNDIPLEQFDAVGILIRNCHTNTPDHTMWVAHPVNNSTVDSKSFAHNILEVIGLSSGLLDQYLSSLRESFYKTGNLQFLPHPRPEFCQICERNIQSWFFEVHSKLCLITSTFESIVQSAQDSLLYFRSTLLQIQDQLLEKPYLIPLYKDEALILYPNYDTSSLSVPKDIKKESSVSLLSAFLNQITYYLNLVIGISIPPVKVIVNFDNVDSLRLQSPISEVSIDELQNFTPSLQNCSQAVINLWRDLRTAFDTKVIGITRLKNAVYYSERIRLEVDYHVQEVIDNVVSELLSFQNSQYVEGLTLDAPSVSLPGTVENTVKVMNPQFKQDNDFLPDSDSNSDLSRSSSCSLLTQSHPYCLSNGSDCGSAQMNEFPDMQLSLQRLKVTDPCCSDHKSENSRFLSPNSSPRFLASDASVHGLSLNARTSLNSRGRSKNLSEKDLRLPSPSPRVHTILPSAAHSNPSINDYKILKPISKGAFGSVYLAQKRTTGDYFAVKILKKSDMIAKNQVVNVRAERAILMAQGEIPFVAKLYYTFQSRDYLYLVMEYLNGGDCGSLLKTMGILELDWIHKYLAEIVLCLGALHNREIVHRDIKPDNLLIAQSGHLKLTDFGLSRVGYLKRQNRSDSESSFAPNLAECPGSLSDLSLSTASSYIDTHSAGTVDSTKRPTLNERLLSLDGTSIRLASQSFSLENGPEELLAARKSNNAVSNDKNRAQAIDSPKTQPFLENRDSFKRFIGTPDYIAPEVILGNPGIKASDWWSVGCVLFEFLFGYPPFNADTPTEIFKNILARKIAWPDNTNFLDLGDAVDLINRLLCMEPSERLGAKGVEEVKSHPFFRGVSWDNVVNEEPPFVPKPFAPDDTIYFDPRGLDEFDYNNHYTELSEHIPLKEPEPESVASSVPQHLKPGARMNRIRSNTIDSPPEFGSFSYRNLDVLDKANRSTIQKLKKERESQTSKDHVEDVNDCMANRTPDSFLSAHTSRRASVAGMETPVGAQSRSEFSLDTNSTESAKKLDHKKLVAYFTSLQLNEQEDP